The sequence below is a genomic window from Sorangiineae bacterium MSr12523.
CCGAGTGCACCGCAGAACTTCACCATTCAGAATCAGGGAAGCGAGGAGCTCACCGTCACCGGGTTCGACACCTCGGGGCCATTCGACGTCAGCGGCGGGCCGCGCACCCCATTCCCGCTCGCCCCGGGCCAGACGGCCACCGTGGGCGTGACGTTTACGCCGACCGGATCCGGCCCCGCGACCGGCTCCCTCAGCGTGGCGAGCAGCGATCCGCGAAGCCCGGCGGTGGTGCAGCTTGCAGGGAGCGGGGTGGCGCCGTCGATCAGCGTGTCGCCCAATCCGCGCGACTTCGGCTCCGTGGACATCGGCGGCAATGCCACGGGCACGTTGACGATCAGCAACACCGGCAACGACGTGCTCAACATTTCGGGCATCGCCATGCGCGGTGCGAGCGACTTCACCCTGGTCTCGCCGCCGACGTCGCCGAGGATCCCGGCGGGGCAAACCTTGCCGCTCACCGTGCGTTTCTCGCCCACGGCGCACGGGTCGCGTTCGGCGCAGATCGTCATCACCAGCGATGCCGCCAACAACGATTCGTACGTGGCGTCGCTGACGGGGCGCGGGCAAGGCCCGTCGATGGAGATCGTCACCGAGTCGCCCGTCGACTTTGGCGACACCAACGTCGGCACGAATGCAGCGCCGCAGCGGATCACGGTGCGCAATGCGGGGGAGACGAACCTTCGCATTGCCTCGATGACCTTTTCCAATGCCGATTTCAGCACGACCCAGACCTTCCCCGTCGAAATCGTGCCCAACGGGCGGGCCGACATCCCGCTCGGGTTTCGGCCATCGGCCATCGGAGCGCGCAATGGAAATGCCGTGCTCACGTCGAACGATCCGCTGGAGCCGACGGCGCGCGTGGAGCTGACCGGCACCGGGACCTCGCCGACGTTGAAGGTCACCCCGGCGTCGCTTCCGTTCGGCGACGTGCGCACGGGAAGCACGCCTTCGCAAAAGACGGTCACTCTGGAAAATACCGGCACGGGGCCGTTGATCGTTTCGCGTGCGGCCATCAGTGGACCCGACGCGGCACGCTTTGCTTTATCGGCGGTGAATCTGCCTCTGACCATCGGGGCGGGCGATAGCGTGGACCTCACCGTGAGCTATGCGCCGACGGCGGTGGGCGCGAATGCGGCAAATCTGACCATCGATTCGAACGATCCGAGCAGCGCCAGCATCGTGGTGCCGCTGACCGGCAACGGCGTATCGGCGATGATTTCGCTGCAGCCTGCGAGCCTGGACTTCGGTGCTCAACTCGTGGGGCGCGCTTCGGCCGCGCGCACGGCGGATATTACCAATACCGGCTCGGCGTCATTGAACATTTCGGCGGTGACCGTTGGAGGTCCCCAGGCCGCGGCATTCGCGCTGGTCAGCGCGCCGGAGCTGCCTGCCGTGGTGGAGCCCGGTGCGAAGTTGACCTTGTCGCTCAAGTTCACGCCGGCGGATATGGGCGATTCCGTCGGTGAAGTCGACATTGCGAGCGACGACCCGAATACGCCGAAGGCCATCATTGCCTTGAAGGGAACGGCGGTCTCGCAGCTGCTCTCGGTATCGCCCACGTCGTTGGATTTCGGTGTGACGAAGGTCGGCGTGAAGCCTGCCGCAAAGGCCGTGACCATCACGAACACCGGCGGCGATCCCATTGCACTGGGCAGCGCGGTCGTGGAGGGGGCGCAGGCGGCGGCTTTCCAGGTCACACAGCCAACGGGCTCGGTGCAGCCGGGACAATCCGCGACCGTCAATGTGACGTATTTGGCCAATGCCGCGGCGGAGGCGAATGCCACGTTGAAAATCGGCTCCGCGGATTCCTCGGTTCCCAAGGCGCAAGTCACCTTGAAGGCGCGCGCCGTTTCGAAGTTGTTGATCGCGGACACGGCCGCACTCGACTTCGGGCAGGTCACCGTCGGCCAGAAGAGCGATCCCAAAGTGGTGACGGTGACCAGCCAAGCGGGCGTGCCGTTGGACATCGCGAGCATCGCTTCCGACAGCGATCAATTCGTGGTGAATGGCGGAGGCGCGCAATTGCCGCCGGGTGGAACGGGCACGTTCGAAGTGGTCTTCCAGCCCACGGTTGCCGGGGACGCCGTCGGCACGGTGAAGGTCCTCCTCAAGGATGCGACCACGGAGGAAATTGCCATTGGGCTGACCGGCCATGCCCAGTTCGAGGGCGGAGGGACGGAGCCTCCTCCGTCGAACAACGTGACCAATGCGGACATCTATGGCGGCGGCTGCGGATGCCGCTCGTCGGGGACACCCGGTACACCGGGCAAGGCGTTTGGCGGTCTGGCGTTGCTCGCGGGGCTGCTCATTCGTCGTCGACATCGCCGAGCAACGCGCGCAAATCCTCCTCGGTAAGGCCCTGGAGCGCGCCCTCGCCATCGGAGATCACCGTCTTGGCGAGGTCGCGCTTTTTGGCTTTGAGCGCGAGGATCTTCTCCTCGATGGTGCCGCGCGCGACGAGTCGGACCACCGTCACGGGCTTGTCCTGGCCAATGCGGTAAGCGCGGTCGGTGGCTTGATCTTCGACGGCCGGATTCCACCACGGATCGCAATGGATGACGGTGTCGGCCGCCGTGAGGTTGAGGCCCGACCCACCGGCCTTGAGCGAAATGAGAAAGAGCGGCGCGCGCCCGGTT
It includes:
- a CDS encoding choice-of-anchor D domain-containing protein gives rise to the protein MLFAWWTALTLVICGCSTSPSTDNQVEERTGEVAQPFSTTYQVRWSGNLTVPVGQNCPTTCGTPAGTSTCICGGQSNACIGGPGWGDKNFTDTSPANAVVTMVHLDIQQMGCSAGTVSAFLNGTRLGAYQPTATCACNACDPPQTVTSARFPRGIPGYNYGGVNTLRLEASSGSPCLARVDIRVDGTTARLVATPATYTFAAQRVDTPSAPQNFTIQNQGSEELTVTGFDTSGPFDVSGGPRTPFPLAPGQTATVGVTFTPTGSGPATGSLSVASSDPRSPAVVQLAGSGVAPSISVSPNPRDFGSVDIGGNATGTLTISNTGNDVLNISGIAMRGASDFTLVSPPTSPRIPAGQTLPLTVRFSPTAHGSRSAQIVITSDAANNDSYVASLTGRGQGPSMEIVTESPVDFGDTNVGTNAAPQRITVRNAGETNLRIASMTFSNADFSTTQTFPVEIVPNGRADIPLGFRPSAIGARNGNAVLTSNDPLEPTARVELTGTGTSPTLKVTPASLPFGDVRTGSTPSQKTVTLENTGTGPLIVSRAAISGPDAARFALSAVNLPLTIGAGDSVDLTVSYAPTAVGANAANLTIDSNDPSSASIVVPLTGNGVSAMISLQPASLDFGAQLVGRASAARTADITNTGSASLNISAVTVGGPQAAAFALVSAPELPAVVEPGAKLTLSLKFTPADMGDSVGEVDIASDDPNTPKAIIALKGTAVSQLLSVSPTSLDFGVTKVGVKPAAKAVTITNTGGDPIALGSAVVEGAQAAAFQVTQPTGSVQPGQSATVNVTYLANAAAEANATLKIGSADSSVPKAQVTLKARAVSKLLIADTAALDFGQVTVGQKSDPKVVTVTSQAGVPLDIASIASDSDQFVVNGGGAQLPPGGTGTFEVVFQPTVAGDAVGTVKVLLKDATTEEIAIGLTGHAQFEGGGTEPPPSNNVTNADIYGGGCGCRSSGTPGTPGKAFGGLALLAGLLIRRRHRRATRANPPR